In Chloroflexota bacterium, the genomic stretch TCACAACGCGGTTGGAAGCAGGCGATTATGTAGCCATTGGCCGCAGCGATGGTGTTGGCAGCGTAGATATTCACACACTCAATATCAACCTTGAAAGCTACGTCTTTATCGTGCGCGGCGGCGATGTTACTTTCAACGGCCAATTGACCAACTGGCGCCATATTGAAATTTTTTCCAACGGCCGGATTTTGGATGGCAACGGCAACAATGCCATCGATGTGCAAATTGACGGCGGCGCACCCTGGACGCTGGTTTTGAGCAGCAAGAATGGGGTTGGCACAAATGGCACAACCATCAATGAGCTTGAAACTCAAGTGCCCTGGCTGGTCGGAGGGGTTTCTACATTCGGCGGTTTTTATGTCCACAATTCTGGCGGCCTGATCATCTCTCACTATACCTACGGACAATCGTATGTCGAGGGAATCATCACCAATGGCGGCGAAATTCGCATCACTGCCGACAGCCCCCTGCGCGTCAGCCGCGCCATTCGCGAAAATGGCGGGGGCGACATCAATCTCACGGCTGGAAACAACTCAGCACAATTGGGCGATGATCTGACCATCGAGGCGGATGTGGTCTCAGAGTGTCCTTCAGGACAAACCTGCCAGGGCAAGCTCACCGGCAATGCGGGTGACAATATTGAAGAAAGAAGCGGGCGCACAGCCGCTCCCGCCGGGGTAGATTTCAACGCCGGGCTGGATGGCAATGCCGACAACGGTGGGGGAACTACAAGAATTGGCGGCACTGTTGAAGCCACGAACCCAAATGCATCGGTCAATGTCAACGCGGCCAATGGGATTACCAACACCGGAACGATCATAATTCATGGAGGCGTTGTATCGCTGAACGCGCTCAGCGGTACAGTCGCACAGAACGGCACGATTATCTTGAACGGCGGTATATTGAACATCAACCAAAAACCACCCGCTGTCGGCGCTCCGCCGCCTGACGGTGTTGTGAATTTGATTGATGCCGATTCTGGCAGTAATATCCCCGCAGCGATTGCTGCCGCCGCGACGGCAGCCCTTCAAGGGCCAGTTGCCAATGTGGTATTGACTGTAGTCAACGGCCAGCAAGTTTCACTGCTGGAAGCCGCCACGCTGGGTAATACGCTAACACTACAACTTCCCGAAGGCAACGGGGCTACTTTTAATACCGGCATTGACGCATTGGTCAGCATGACATCAGGTGCTGAGGTTGTTTTACCAAGTGAATTACCGACAGGCTTCAACTTGCTCTCTAGCCTATTTATTGGCGAAGAGATCAACACGCCTGGAATAACTATCGGCGAAGTGCTGGTTTCTTTTGCAGCCCCTGACGGCACCACTCCAGAAAGCATGGTGGTTTTACAATGGACGGAAGATCAGGGTTGGATCGAAATCCCACTTGAGGATGGAGGGGCCGATACTATAACGGCGCTGGCCGAATCTGGTGGAACATTTGTTTTAGCAGAGACCGAAGCAGTTACCGCGAGCGATTTCACCGGCACGCAACAAGCCCTGAGCGGCGTAGCGGAGGATACCATCACAATCGAATTGCCTCAGGGCGGCCAGATCAACGTGAGTGGCGCCGCGGGTGAACTAATTGAGATTCTGCCACTGAACGCAGAAACTTTGCCAGGAGACATCCCTCCGGGCGGGGTGCTGCTCAGCGCAGTTTCAATGGCTGTGAATAACGCTGGCGCAAATGTGAGCATCTTGCCTAATGGTGAAGCTATTGAGATTATTTTTGATATACCGGCAGGTTCCTCGTCAGAAAATTTCTCCATTTTATATTGGCTCGAGGCACAAAACGGTGGCCGGGGGGGGTGGATCAGCCTCCCAATGGAGATCACCCCAGAGGGGCGCGCGAGCATCCAGACTTTCTTTGGCGGCAGCTTCGCTTTCGTCAGTCAATAAATTCTGAAATCTCCCCACCTTGCAGGAGTAATAACCCATGAGCACGGAATCTACTGATAAATCCATTCCGGTCGAAACGATTATCACAATTGCTATCGCTATCATCTCGCTAACCGGCGCTATGATGGGCATTGTCACTGGTGGGCGCTCCAGAGCCATCATCAAATATGAAAATCAGGCTATCGCTGCCGCGATTAACCTGGAGCAAGCTGATGTAATATCGCACACCTGGATGTTTCAGGATTTGCGCGCCTATGCTGAGTATCAGCGCCTAAGTGAGTTATCCAGCCTGATTGACACTGAAGCCGAGGTTGCCCAGGCGCGCGGCGATACTTCTCGCGCTGAAATCCTGCACGAACAGGCCGAAGAATATCGTACTGCAGCGCAATCCAAAGCTACCTTCTTCGCACCCGAATATGTTCTACCGGATGGAACCTTCGACGAAGATGGATTTCTGGCAAATCAGATGCGCTTCGAAACCCGAAATTTGGATACCAATCCGGAAGTAAATTTCGCAAAAGCCGAAGCGTTGATTGCAGAAACATCGGTGTTAATGAACGGAGTATATCTATTTTCGTTCGTTGTTGCCTTTTTAATTTTTGCAAAAGTAACCAAAAGCAAATGGCGTTTTGTTTTTCTAACTATTGGTTGCCTGCTCTTTATCGCCGATCTTGTTTATTTAGTTTTATTCATTGCCTAAAAGAGGACCTCCATGACCGATGAAAAGAAATCTTTCTTGAGCAAAAACTTCAAAACCATCGTCACTGTCCTCATGGCAGCAACTTCGCTGTGGGTTGCTACAATCGTGCGCATCCAAAATGATGTCGGCCTGCACATGAACCTGGCGGCTCAACGCTCGCGCGCCGAAGCCGTGACCGCTTTTGGAACTCTTACCCGTGCCGACCAGCGCGTAACACACGGCCTCGATATTTACAGCGCCTTCTACGATGCCGAACAACAAACGCAGCGTGCCGAGATCAGCGCTTCTGCGGCACAACTGGATAATGATACAGCCGCCATCACCGCATCCGAAGCCGTAGCTGCCCGCTGGGAACAACTTCAAACCCATTTAAGCAGCCTCACTCCCCTGCTCTCGGACGAATATGCCGGTGATTATGCCAGTTTTTACGAGCAATCCCATCGCGAAGCCTACTTCACCTACCAGATGCAAAAGGCCTACGAACGCGAAGCCGCCATTTGGCGCGGCAAAGCGGGCAGCTATCGCGAAGCTGTGTCTATGCTTTCTGTGGCGCTCTTTCTTTACGGCATGTCACTCAATATTGCTAATTGGGTGCGCTATCTCTTCGCCGCCAGTGCATTGACCCTCAAAATAACGACCATTTTCATCGCCGTCAATACGTTTTTCTTGCCCACGACGGTCACATCCGCTGCCGCGATCGAGCAATTTGTCGAAGGGCAAATCGTCAGCAATATTGCTTATACCGCGCCGTACGATACCGCTGCGACCCTGAGTGCAAATGCCATTGAAGCCTTTGATAATGCCATCCAACTTGACCCCGCGTATGCCGATGCCTATCAGTGGCGCGGCTACACAACCCTACAAACCCGCTTACTGGATGCCGATCAGATGAAAAACGCCCGTGCTGCCGCTGATATGCAAAAAGCAATCGAGCTTGGAAACTCGGGGTCGGTCGTCTACACAAATTTGGGTTGGGCGTATACCCTGGCTGGGAATTATCAAAGCGCGATTTCGGCGCTGGAAACTGCCATCGAGGCGGAGCCTACCGAATGCACAGCGAGAGTCAATCTTGGCCTGGCGTTGCTTGCTGATTCTCAAAGTGAAGCCTCCGCCCAGACGTATGACGGCGCAATCGCCTGCCTGCTCGAAGAATCGCCTGATGAACAGGCCAATTTGTTTGCCACTGCTATTCTTGACCTAAACGATCTGCAAACCCAAGCGCCAGATACTCCCCATATTAATGATGCCCTACTCCGCTGGAAAGAAACCGCCGCCAGTCTGGCATTACTTGGCGAAATCACGCCGCAAGAGCATCCTGGTAAGGTAGAACAAACTCTGTTCGCGGGCGGCATCGCCGCAGATGGCAGCTTAATTGATGCAGGCAACACCTTCACCGCGGGAACACCTTCAATTTACACGTTGATTGAGTTCTCCCAAATGTCCGCAAATACACCTTGGATGGTGCGTTGGTATCAGAATGGCGAGTTATTTGACCAATATATTGCAGACGGTTGGTCAGGCGACACAACCGGGCTAGCGCGGCTGCGCATAAAAGGGGCTCCCATCCCCGCCGGAGAATATCAAGTTGATGTCTTCATTGCCGGAAACTTAGATGCCAACGAATTCTTTGAAATCGAAGCTGGCGAAACGCTTCCGATGCAAGCCTACGTCTCAGGCTTTTTCCGCATCTCTATCAACCACCCTGTTGAGTGGTACGCCAGCGAAGATCACACGGCAAACAATTATCTCTATATCACGAATCCGGAAAATGATAATACCTTCTTCTGGTACACATCGTACGCATCCAAAAACAATACCCGTGAGGATGTACTCTCTAATCTGATGATCTTATGGTTCAGCCAACACCCCGATTTGAGCTATGGCGAACAAGGCGAGTTTTTCCTCGGCGGTTTAGCCCAGGCCAGTTATATGCCAGTAACCTATACCAATCAGGATGGCAACTCTATAGCGGCACTTTTAGTAGGCATGGCCGACGGCGCGGGCAATGCCTATGCCCTTGTAATGCAGGCTCCCGCCATTGACTTTGATCAAACATATCAAACAGTTTTCACGCCAATGCTGCATAGTCTGTGGATTGCACCAGTAGAATAAGCATAGCCAGCACAACAAAAAAACCGATGTGAATATATTACATCGGTTTTTTATTTTCCCCTAAAGTTCGATTATCGCTGCGTGACAGCATAAATCATTCCATCGGGACTACTAAACTCAATCCGCACTTCGGCGATGGCGGTTAAATCTTCCGGGTGATAATAATAGTGCCAATCATTTGGCAAAAACCAAATCAACACAGCCTTGTCTTCGGGGGGCCATTTGGCATAACGCTGATATAGATCATCGAAATCGGCAGGTTCACCAGAAGACGAGAGCGGCGCGCGCAAGGTTATTTGGCGAGTGTAAAAATAGACCGCCGCAGGATAATTACTATATAGCGGTTGCGATTTGTCAAAGGAGGGCTCCAAAAGACGCACCACTAACGCCGACTCGCGAAAATGCTCCGAATTATAGATGTTATACGTCGGTTCCCCTTGCGCTCGACTGACCACAGCATATTTATACAACCGATACGCCGGGTATAGCAGCCACAGACTCAAGGCCAGCATAAACAGCCAGCGCGCCGCAACAGACCAGCGAATGCGCCCAAATTTGTCTGCAAAATTCTGAAGAATTCGCCCCATCAACAGAACAACAAAAATAAAAAGTGGTGCATAGTAGCGGTCATCAAAATAGGCCGCGTGATCGTATGTAATCGAGGTAAGCATAATAAAGCAAAAATCAAGCGCAAAAAAGATCACCCAAGGCAAATTATCAGCCGAGAATAGCGGCACGAAGAACTGTCGCCCAGATTGCCTGGCTACGAGCAAAAGCAATATAACAACAGCCCCGCTGAGAAAAATAAGCGGGGAAACTTTGCTCAAGAGTTGATCGGGCAAAAACCAGTGAGACATCTTTTGAAATGCATCATTCAGGTTATATAAAATGCTGATCTCACCCGTGTCGCGATAGCCCATCACCGAACCCAATAAGCGATAATTTCTCCCAATAACCCACACGCCAAAGGGAAGTGTAGCCAAAACCCCTGACCACACGGCATCGCGCAAGGCAATTTTTAAATTTCTGCGCTGCGCAATCAATACTAACACGATAACCGATACCACCAACAACACGCCATGCCAACGCAACAACGCCGCCGCGGCGGCCAACAAACTCAGCCGCAATAATCGTTTGGGCGTCGGACCATTCAAATAGGCGCAGCCCCAAAAAGCATAGAGCAACACCAAGACAACAAACAATGCATCGGAAAGAATATTAGCAGCCAACTGAACCAGAGGCAGCGCCGACAACACAACCAGCGATCCCCAGAAAAACCAGAATGGCGATTGATCCAATGTTTTTCGCAACAAAACCCCTGCCAACATAACAATGACGCCAAAACAAACCGCGTTCAACCACCCGCCAACAATAAAGGTATCCAAACCCAGAATCCAACTCAAACTCGCCAAGAGCAGCGGATACAGCGGCGGCCAATAAATATATGGCTCCCCGGTAAAATCGGTGAAGCCAGCGCCGCGCTTCAAACTATCGGCAGTAGAGAGATAATCGACTGCATCCCCCGAAACACCCGCCCCATAAAGCGAAGTCGCCCACAGAATCAGGCCAAAACCTGCCAACCCGAAAGCCAAAGCGATCTTGCGCCAGTGGCGGTCAACGAATTCGGTCATGCTTCATCCACCAGAATTTCTTCGTACAACTCGATGCGGTTGCCATCCAGATCGCGAATCCAGGCATGACGACCGCGTTCCCATTCCAGGATTTTTTCCTCGACGATGACGCCCCGCTCCCTGAGTTGATCCAGGTAAGGGGACAGGAAATCCACACGCAGGTTGAGGGTGAATCCCCTGTCCGAGGCCGGGATTTGCTCCCGGGCCTCGTTAATCGCAAAAACAGGATTCTCCCGTACAACGCTTGATTCTACATCCCGCGTGGGAAAGACGCGATAATAGCCGATTCCATCGGGGTGGGCTTCCATCTCGATACCCAACACATCCCGATACCATTCTGCCAAACTTTGCGCATCATTACTTTCGATAAAAACGCCGCCTATGCCCTGCACACTTGCCATCGAAATCTCCAAATTAGAAAAAGAACGGAATGAATTTTTTCGTGCGCTGCCTGTATACTCTGTAATCATCCCCAAAATATTGCAAATTTTCAAACTCTTCCACTTTGGCAGTCAGCGCCAACGCAACCGTTGCTAACAAAGCCAGAAAGAAACCTGTCAGATTCGGATGCTTGAAAAAAGTTCCCCAGGTCAGAAATAGCAACGAACTATACAACGGGTGGCGGATATAAGCATACAGGCCGCTGGTCACCAACTCGGTGGTTTTCTCCATCTCCAGCAGGGAATCATCCCGGCGAGATTCTCCCGATTTGCCGCGGCGCAACAGGCGAAAGCCCTCGATAACGATATACAGCGAAATGAATAACAAAGTCCAGGCGATCAGTTGATGCCACGCCAACGGCTGCACAAACCAGTAATTCAGATTGAGCAGCACAAGCAGCAAAATTGCTTCCCAGGCAAAGAAGCGATAAAAACCATGCGAGCGCGGGTCTTTGAGCGCGGCCCGCGAAACCCACATAATCCACACCGAGGCGAATATAAATATTACAGCTTTGAGAATATTCATGGGCGCGCTTCCCTGATTCCTCCCTGATTATAGTCGAAAAATATTTGTATCCTGGAACGCGNNNNNNNNNNNNNNNNNNNNNNNNNNNNNNNNNNNNNNNNNNNNNNNNNNNNNNNNNNNNNNNNNNNNNNNNNNNNNNNNNNNNNNNNNNNNNNNNNNNNGGAACGCGAACGGCGCGAATTTTCCTTTGTTTTCATTCGCGTCATTCGCATTATTCGTGATATTCGCGTTATCTTATCGCGTCTCGGCCATCCAGTTTCGATGCGAGACCCCGCAGCCCCAGGGCATACGACTCCCAGCCGAAGCCGCTGATTTTCCCCAGACAAACCGGGGCCAACAGCGATTTGTGCCGAAATTCTTCGCGGGCGTACACATTCGAGAGATGCACTTCAACCACCGGGATTTCGATGGCAGCGATAGCATCCCGCAGCGCTACCGAGGTGTGGGTATATGCCCCGGGGTTGAAAACCACCCCCGAGGCCCAGCCGCGGGCATCATGCAGAGCATCAATCAGCGCCCCTTCGCTGTTCGACTGAAATGCACGCACTTCGACGCCCAATTCCGCGCCCAGATCAACCAAACGCGCGTTGATGTCATCCAATGTCCGCGCTCCATAAATATCCGGCTCGCGCAGACCGAGTAAGTTTAAGTTGGGGCCATGTAAAATGAGAATTTTTAACATAATGCTTCCCTTCTTTCTTACGAAAACTATACCTTCTTAGCTACCGTTGGAATAGAACGCGGATAACGCGAATTAAACAGATTTCCGCAGATAAAAGCAAAAAAATCTGTGTAAATCTGCGTCATCCGCGTTCCATTGTCGTGCATCTGGCTATAACCTGAGCAATACCCATATCCGCTGCTTCTATCCCCACGCGCACATCCCCTATCGCCGCGGGCAGGGCAAATTTCACCGCGCCGCCAGATTTTTTCTTATCGTATTGCATGGCGTGGATGAGGGCATCCCGATCAAGTTCAGGGGGAATTTCCGTGGGCAGCCCGACGGCTTGCAGCACAGCAGCTATCTTATTGGCCAAACCGGACTCGGCCAGGCCAATCTGTTCGGCCAGGCGCGCTTCGGCCACCGTGCCAATCGCCACCGCTTCTCCGTGGCGTAGTTCAAAGCCCGAAACCAGTTCAACGGCATGCCCGATGGTATGCCCTAAATTCAGCGCCGCCCGGATGCCGCGCTCGAAGGGGTCTTGCTCGATAACGCGGATTTTCACCGCCATCGCCCGGCTGACGAGCAAACCTCCGAGGTCAGTGAGACCTCGAAAGTTTCGGCAAATCTCGAACAATTTAGCATCCGCAATGACACCATGTTTAACCACTTCCCCCATCCCGGAGCGCAGTTCTTCTTCAGGCAGGGTCGCCAACACTTCGGGGTCGGCCAGCACCAGCCGCGGCGGGTGGAAAGCGCCGATCAGGTTTTTGCCTTGCGGCAGGTCGGCGCCAGTTTTGCCGCCCATGCTGGCATCTACCATCGCCAGCAGCGAGGTTGGCACGGCCACCCAAGGTACACCGCGCAAAAAAGTCGCGGCGGCGAACCCGGCCAGATCGCCGACCACCCCACCGCCCAAACCCACCACGGTGCTGCGGCGTTCGATTTTTGCGGATAAAAACCCGTCCCAGAGTTGGGATACCGTTTCCAGGGTTTTGTACGTCTCCCCAGCGGGAATCGTGATTCCGCGCGCTTCGTAGCCGGATTTTTGAAGGGATTCCAGTACCCGAGGCAGGTACAACCCCCCGACATTTTCATCCGTGACAACCGCCACCGGGCCGTTCAGGCCGCGCGCTTGCATCAGCACGCCGAGTTCATCCAACCCGCCGGGCTGGACGCGTACATCATAGGCCGGGGACATGGCCTTGAGATGGTAACGCCCCAACTTGATCTGAAGTTCCCAGGTAGATTCTTCCGGACTGAGATGCGTGGTATCGAGTTTGCGTTCGAAGGATTCGTAATGTCCGCTGCGTCGGGCGAGCATAGATTCCAATTTTTCCGCACTTGCTTTCACTTCTCCCTCAGGAAGTGGAGCCAGGGGTGAGGGGGCTAATAGCGGGCGTGGATCATCATCCGCTTGCAGGCGCGCCAGTAGTGCATCCGGCGCGGCGTGGAGTAGGATCACATCTCCGGCGCGCTCAGCCAGTTGACGCGTTTCGGGCACGGTCAGCGCGCCGCCCCCGAGGGCAATCACCTGTTCATCGGATGCCAGGATCAGCTCCAAAGTCGTTCGTTCCCACTCTCGAAAACGCGCTTCGCCCTGGGATGCGAAAATCTCGGGGACCAGCATCCCGCTGCGAGCTTCGATTTCCACATCTAAATCAACAAAGGACAAGTTTAAATTTTCGGCCAGCAAACGGCCAATGGTGCTTTTACCCGAACCCGAAGGGCCGTAGAGTAAAACGGTTGAAGGTTGAAGGTTAAAAGTTGAATTGCTCATGCAGGCCACCAGGTGTGAGGGGTGTTGTCCATTGGAAGGTCTTCGAGACGCGCCCGACGCAGGGCATTGAAGCGCGGTCTCATTTCGGCCAGCGAGTCGCCACCCAGTTTTTCGAGCAGCGCATCAGCCAGGATAAAGGCAACGACAGCCTCAATAATCGGCACAGCGCGCGGCACGGGGCAAAAGTCGGAGCGCTCGTACTGTGTGGGGTGCGGCTGACCGTCGGCAAGATCGACAGTTTGCTGCGGGGTCAGTGTGGTCGCAATGGGTTTCATCGCCACCCGAATGATAAGCGGCTGCCCATTGCTAATGCCGCCCTCGATGCCCCCGGCGTGGTTGCTGGGGCGGGATAATTCCGCCTCGTCCCGCGAGGGAGATGTTCCAGGGGTAAGGGAAATCGCATCATGGGCCTGTGTGCCAGGAAGACGAGTATTTTCGAAAGCCGGGCCGAACTCGACACCTTTAATAGCCTGCACACCCAGCACCGCCGCGCCCAAACGGGCTTCGAGCTTGCGATCCCAATGAACGTGTGAACCCAGGCCGGGCGGCAGGTTGAGGGCTACAACTTCAATCACCCCGCCGAGAGTATCGCGCTGCTCCATAATCTGACGGATACGGGTGCGCATGGCTTCGGCGGAGACGGGATCGGGGCAACGCACATCGCTGGCTTCAGCCTGGGCGGCGCGGTTTTCGAGCGGGATGCTCTCAATATCGGCTTTAACTTCCCCAATGGCGCGCACATAACCGATAATCTTCACCCCGAATTCGGCCAACAAATGCTTGCACACCGCACCTGCCGCCACGCGGGCAGCCGTCTCACGAGCCGAAGCGCGCTCCAACGAAGGGCGCAGGTCGCGGTAACCATATTTGATCGCTGCGGTCAGGTCGGCATGCCCGGGGCGCGGCGCGGTGAAAGGGTCAATGGCCTGCCCCAGCCATTTCTCGTGATTCAAATTGGCTATACGCATCGCAAGCGGCGCGCCGATGGTTTCGCCCGCCATCACGCCGCTGAGAATTTGCGCCTGGTCGCGCTCCATTTTCATGCGCGGGCCAGCCCCATAGCCCTGCTGACGGCGAGCCAGTTCATGATTGAGGGCTTCCATATCCAGGCGCAAACCAGCGGGCAGCCCTTCGAGAATAGCAGTTAATTCGGGGCCGTGGGATTCGCCAGCAGTCAAAAATCGCAATCGTGTTGTAAACATGGAGTTTCCTTCGGTTGAAAGTTGAAGGTTACAAGTTGAAAGTTGAAGGCTCAACAACAATTTTCAACATGCAACTTTCAATAGATTTTTCATTCGCTGCATCGCCGCCTCGATCACTTCTTCCGGCTGCACCAACGATAAGCGAAAATAGCCTTCGCCACGCGGGCCAAAGATGGTTCCGGGCGTCACGCTGACATGGGCAGTGTTTAAAATATGCAAGGCAAAATCCATCGAACGCCAGCCCTCCGGAATCGGACACCAGATATAGAGCGAGGCTTTCGACGCGTGCGGCTGCAAACCCACACTTTGCAGGGCGTTCATGGTAACGTCACGACGCGCCTGATACACAGCATTGCGCTTGGCCAGCCAGCCCTGGTCGCCGGTCAGGGCGGCAACGGCACCCTCTTGAATGGGTAAAAAATGGCCGCTATCGGCATGTGTTTTTAGCTTGCGCAATGCACCGATGGCCACTCTGTTGCCCGCCGCCACCCCCAACCGCCAGCCAGCCATATTATGCGATTTCGAAAGCGTGTTAAGTTCCACAGCCACATCCGCCGCGCCCGGTACTTCTAAAATGCTGGGTGCGCGCCAGCCGTCAAAGGTGATCTGGGTGTAGGCCGCATCATGCACCAGCAAAATCTGGTTGCGGCGGGCGAACTGCACGGCGCGGGCAAAAAATTCCAGATTGGCAACGGCGGCAGTGGGATTGTTGGGATAGTTCAACCACATCAATTTGGCGCGGCAGGCGATCTCGGCAGGGATGGCGTCTAAATCAGGCAAAAAGCCGTTTTCGGGGAGCAGCGGAAAGTTGACCGGCTCAGCTCCGGCAAAACGCGCACCCTGAGCGTAGGTTTGATAGCCGGGATCAGGAACCAAAACCACATCCTCCGGATTGAGAATTGCCAGCGAAAGATGGAAGACGCCTTCTTTCGACCCCAGGAGGGGCAGCAGATCATCGGGATTGAGTTTTACTCCATGCTGATTCTGGTAAAGCTGCGCCCACGCCCGACGGATTTCCGACGATCCGCTGAGGGGTTGATAGCCATGACTGGTCGAATCACGCGCCGAGCGAGTCAGTGCTTCCACAATATGCGCGGCAGGCGGTAAATCTGGCGAGCCAATATCCAGACGGATGACATCATATCCGGCGGCGCACAATTCGGCCACGCGGGCGCTGAGGGTGGCGAAATAATTTGGGGAAAGTTTGTCAGTCGGATTCGTCATAATATCATTTCGTCGGTTCGTCTAAGGCTTTATGCATCAGAGTACGAGGGGCTTCAAGGCCCGTCCAACGCTCGAAGGCCAGAGCAGCTTGCTCAATCAGCATCCCAAACCCGGTGACAGCTTTCAGCCCGGCAGCGCGCGCTTGCCTGACCAACAGAGTCTCGTTTGGATTATAAACCAGGTCATAAATGGCGGCGTTTTCTGGAAAGGGAGTCTCCACAGGCCAGGGCGAAGCTTCGGTATTGGGCGACATGCCGAGGGGCGTAGTGTTGACGATGATATCGAAGGGGCGGTCACGTAGAACTTTGGATTGCAGGTTGAAGGTTTCAAGTTGCAGATTCGGGAATTTACCAGCGAAGTGTGTGGCAAAGGCATTGGCCTGCTCAAGACGGCGGGCGGCGATGGTGACGCGGTAGCCCTGCGAGAGCAAGGCATAGACAACGGCG encodes the following:
- a CDS encoding isoprenylcysteine carboxylmethyltransferase family protein, whose translation is MNILKAVIFIFASVWIMWVSRAALKDPRSHGFYRFFAWEAILLLVLLNLNYWFVQPLAWHQLIAWTLLFISLYIVIEGFRLLRRGKSGESRRDDSLLEMEKTTELVTSGLYAYIRHPLYSSLLFLTWGTFFKHPNLTGFFLALLATVALALTAKVEEFENLQYFGDDYRVYRQRTKKFIPFFF
- the aroQ gene encoding type II 3-dehydroquinate dehydratase; this translates as MLKILILHGPNLNLLGLREPDIYGARTLDDINARLVDLGAELGVEVRAFQSNSEGALIDALHDARGWASGVVFNPGAYTHTSVALRDAIAAIEIPVVEVHLSNVYAREEFRHKSLLAPVCLGKISGFGWESYALGLRGLASKLDGRDAIR
- the aroB gene encoding 3-dehydroquinate synthase, coding for MSNSTFNLQPSTVLLYGPSGSGKSTIGRLLAENLNLSFVDLDVEIEARSGMLVPEIFASQGEARFREWERTTLELILASDEQVIALGGGALTVPETRQLAERAGDVILLHAAPDALLARLQADDDPRPLLAPSPLAPLPEGEVKASAEKLESMLARRSGHYESFERKLDTTHLSPEESTWELQIKLGRYHLKAMSPAYDVRVQPGGLDELGVLMQARGLNGPVAVVTDENVGGLYLPRVLESLQKSGYEARGITIPAGETYKTLETVSQLWDGFLSAKIERRSTVVGLGGGVVGDLAGFAAATFLRGVPWVAVPTSLLAMVDASMGGKTGADLPQGKNLIGAFHPPRLVLADPEVLATLPEEELRSGMGEVVKHGVIADAKLFEICRNFRGLTDLGGLLVSRAMAVKIRVIEQDPFERGIRAALNLGHTIGHAVELVSGFELRHGEAVAIGTVAEARLAEQIGLAESGLANKIAAVLQAVGLPTEIPPELDRDALIHAMQYDKKKSGGAVKFALPAAIGDVRVGIEAADMGIAQVIARCTTMERG
- the aroC gene encoding chorismate synthase, which gives rise to MFTTRLRFLTAGESHGPELTAILEGLPAGLRLDMEALNHELARRQQGYGAGPRMKMERDQAQILSGVMAGETIGAPLAMRIANLNHEKWLGQAIDPFTAPRPGHADLTAAIKYGYRDLRPSLERASARETAARVAAGAVCKHLLAEFGVKIIGYVRAIGEVKADIESIPLENRAAQAEASDVRCPDPVSAEAMRTRIRQIMEQRDTLGGVIEVVALNLPPGLGSHVHWDRKLEARLGAAVLGVQAIKGVEFGPAFENTRLPGTQAHDAISLTPGTSPSRDEAELSRPSNHAGGIEGGISNGQPLIIRVAMKPIATTLTPQQTVDLADGQPHPTQYERSDFCPVPRAVPIIEAVVAFILADALLEKLGGDSLAEMRPRFNALRRARLEDLPMDNTPHTWWPA
- a CDS encoding aminotransferase class I/II-fold pyridoxal phosphate-dependent enzyme produces the protein MTNPTDKLSPNYFATLSARVAELCAAGYDVIRLDIGSPDLPPAAHIVEALTRSARDSTSHGYQPLSGSSEIRRAWAQLYQNQHGVKLNPDDLLPLLGSKEGVFHLSLAILNPEDVVLVPDPGYQTYAQGARFAGAEPVNFPLLPENGFLPDLDAIPAEIACRAKLMWLNYPNNPTAAVANLEFFARAVQFARRNQILLVHDAAYTQITFDGWRAPSILEVPGAADVAVELNTLSKSHNMAGWRLGVAAGNRVAIGALRKLKTHADSGHFLPIQEGAVAALTGDQGWLAKRNAVYQARRDVTMNALQSVGLQPHASKASLYIWCPIPEGWRSMDFALHILNTAHVSVTPGTIFGPRGEGYFRLSLVQPEEVIEAAMQRMKNLLKVAC